The proteins below come from a single Triticum aestivum cultivar Chinese Spring chromosome 5D, IWGSC CS RefSeq v2.1, whole genome shotgun sequence genomic window:
- the LOC123125041 gene encoding uncharacterized protein, translating to MAYPLVLSPGRFALAAATRVGAAPPASSPPARVCLLAPARTPRLARSTTTVGPLRAHARLRFKQRAPADDGAAAKETCPRAPADKEGGAPADKEGGTETDPYAKLWPWGDYFPDEDELRREDFSTMQERFSRESTEAVAALKAMIAGVFRPLLDNFHHFRSLKTVYDTEDYHIGMPFGALVACVGCYQLWKMDPSMFVSTALGYAFYKLSVVSLQLRKQGFANDLITRLKFVIMLLIMAATYNKRYSPLDAIMAPVFMLYALTFAYEVTGVKKQVKYAVPILLFMLRHPECRRELRAMLSEVELELVSECGIAVI from the exons ATGGCCTACCCCCTCGTCCTGTCTCCCGGGAGGTTCGCTCTCGCCGCCGCCACGCGCGTTGGTGCGGCTCCGCCCGCTTCTTCCCCCCCTGCGCGCGTCTGTCTCCTCGCGCCCGCCCGCACGCCCCGCCTGGCGCGCTCGACGACGACGGTG GGGCCCTTGCGCGCGCACGCGCGCCTGAGATTCAAGCAGCGGGCTCCGGCGGACGACGGCGCCGCCGCCAAGGAGACTTGCCCGCGCGCTCCAGCGGATAAAGAGGGTGGCGCTCCAGCGGATAAAGAGGGCGGCACGGAGACCGACCCGTACGCCAAGCTGTGGCCGTGGGGAGACTACTTCCCCGACGAAGACGAATTACGCCGGGAGGACTTCTCCACCATGCAAGAACGGTTCTCGCGCGAATCCACGGAGGCGGTCGCGGCGCTAAAAGCCATGATCGCCGGCGTGTTCCGCCCACTCCTGGACAACTTCCACCACTTCCGGTCTCTGAAGACCGTCTACGACACAGAGGACTACCACATCGGCATGCCCTTCG GAGCGTTGGTCGCCTGCGTCGGGTGCTATCAACTGTGGAAGATGGATCCGTCCATGTTTGTCAGCACAGCTCTCGGCTATGCGTTCTACAAGCTCAGCGTCGTCTCGTTGCAGCTCCGGAAACAGGGCTTTGCCAATGACCTCATCACCCGCCTTAAATTTG TTATCATGCTCCTCATCATGGCCGCAACTTACAATAAAAGATATTCTCCACTTGATGCTATCAT GGCGCCTGTTTTTATGCTCTATGCATTGACATTTGCTTATGAAGTGACCGGCGTCAAGAAGCAGGTCAAGTATGCTGTGCCGATACTTCTCTTCATGCTAAGGCACCCAGAATGTAGACGGGAGCTACGCGCAATGTTGTCCGAGGTTGAACTTGAACTTGTATCAGAGTGTGGGATCGCGGTCATATAA